Part of the Paenibacillus sp. YPG26 genome, GGGTCCTAAACTCGGGAATGTGAAAAATAGCCCTTTTTTCGCATAAGATCAACCCGGGGTCACGATTGGCTGTTTTTTTGACCCTAATCCCTAGCCCTTTACTCCCTATTATTGTAAAAGCTGTTTACCTTATTTCGAATTCGGGTATTGTAATAACAAATAAAAATTAAGTTATTTACTGACCAGGCTGAGCGGGCTCGTCCTATGGTCTGTCCCGATATTAAATAACGAATTAAGGAGGAACTATTATGAATATAAACGTACACCAAACTATGGCTTATAACTTCTACCAACCCTACAGAACCCAGAACACGAACATACAGAAGAAAGATGATAGTGATAACTCCAGAAGCTTCAAGGATATTTTGAGCGAGAAAATGGGTTCATCAAATTCAGGACTTAGAAAATAGTCTTCACCCTATACGTCACTTAGCAGCGAAGAAGATAAATACATAAGGTTCAAAGGAGGCTTGGCCCTAGCCATCTGGTGGTCCGTGCCTCTTGTTTTACTCCTCCCTGGCCTCTGTGGGCAGCCAAGATGATAATGTAATCTTGGAGCTTCGGCAGCCGATGAGGACATAGGATAATCACAACAGCCCATTCCCTTAGTGCAGCTAGGGAATGGGCTGTTGTTCTGTAATTTAGAGGCATGCAGGCAAGATAAGGTTCCAAGAGGGTTAGTCTGTCATTCTTCAGACCGCTGCCTTGTTCTGTAGATCCGGTTCAGCACGAGCCCGAACAGCATTCCGGTGAAGGACATGACCGAGATGGTCAGGAAGAGAAACTTGCCGCCATAGGCTTCATACAGCGCTCCCCCGGCGTAAGAGGAGATAATACCTGACACTCCGAAGAAGAGCAGAGCCAGCACGGTTTGGCTTGTCGCACGCCATTCTACAGGAGCTATCCGGTATAGATATTGAATCGCTGCCGAATAGAATATAGGAAAGGTAACGATCTGCAGTGCCTGCAGCAAGACAAGCAGATGCGGGTCGGTGACCCAAGCCGAGATGAAGAATCGAAGAAAGTAGAACGCACCTGCAATGGAGATGATCATGAGCTCCTGTCCCTTGCGCAGCCACCAGAAGCTGAGCGCGAATACAATAATTTCGCTGCCGGCGGCGAGGAACCAGGCCTGGCCCACTAATTCGGCATTTCCACCGAGCTCCCGGATGTATACGCCCAGGAAAGTGTCATTCATTCTCGCAGGTACCGAGCTGATGAACACGAGAACCAGGAAGAGCAGGGTCTCCCGGTTGCCGAGAAATGTCTTAAGACTTGCGAGTGTGACGGGCTTGCCCGCAACAGGCGCATCTGGCATGATTAGACTGATTACGAAGCCCAGAACGCCGATAAAGACGAAGAGATAGGCCAGGCTGTGAGCCCCGTAGCCTGTCATGATATACCCGGCTGCAAGCGACATGACGGCATAGCCCAGTGCTCCATATGTCCGGATAGATCCATAGCTTACTCCTGCTGCCTCGCCTACTCTGAAGTTCAGGCTTTCAGTAAGCGGATCGATTGGCATCAGGAAGAAGTAGAGCAGCATGGCATAGGTGATCAGCAGCGTATAGCTTGAAGAGTCATAGAGCAGATAGCCAAGCAGAGTGGAGAATATCAGCAGCAGCAAGAGCACCTTGCGGATGGTCTTGGTCCTGTCGCTGATCATTCCCCATAGAGGCTGGGCGATGATGGTGATGAAGCCGCCGCTGCCAACCACAAAGCCGATTTGTGCGGGATTCAGTCCTTGCTCGCTAAGATACACGGGCAGGAAGGGAATAAATACGGCTAATAGAGCAAAATACAGAAAGTTAAATGTGCGTAAAGATACAGTTGATTTCATCGTTGTCCCTGCCTTAGCTTGATTGGATGTAATGCAATCTATTTATTGTATCACTTGTCCCCCGGATTCCAAATTCAACAATGAACTTACACGGAATCACAGGATTTTGAAAAATAATACTTGGTTGCGGCTCCTTGAAAGGTTAATATAGACATAATCAAATTCACATTTGGAGGCAGACTATGCAATATGTAAGTACACGGGGGCAGGTTGCACCCAAAGGTTTCATTGATACTGTGCTCATGGGGCTGGCTGATGATGGGGGACTTATGATTCCTGCCGAGATTCCGGTAATCTCCCCTTCAACATTAGAGAGCTGGAAGAGCCTGAGCTATGAGGAATTGTTCCAGCAGATTTTCTCCTATTACATTAATGATGAGATTCCGTCCGAAGATCTTAAGGCGATGGTCAAACGGAGTTATGCGAGCTTCCGTACACCTGAGGTTACGCCCGTGAAGAAGATCAATGATTCTCTATATATTCTGGAATTGTTCCATGGCCCTACCTTTGCTTTCAAGGACGTCGCCCTTCAGTTCATGGGTGAGTTCTATTCCTATGTCTCCAAGAAGCAGAATGAAATTATTCATATTCTTGGTGCTACCTCCGGGGATACCGGGGCAGCCGCCATTCAAGGTGTCCGGGGCAAGGAAGGGATCAAGATCTGTATTCTGCACCCGCACCAGAAGGTGAGCAAGATCCAGGAGCTGCAGATGACCACGGTGAATGATGAGAATGTGCTCAATCTGTCGGTCAAAGGGAACTTCGATGACTGTCAGAAAGTGATCAAGGATCTGTTCGCCGATCTTGACTTCAAGGCCAAGCACCATCTGCGCGCGATCAACTCTATTAATTTTGTGCGAATCCTGGCGCAGACCGTGTATTACTTCTATGCTTACTTCCGCTTGGATGAGGAAGCACAGGCATCCAAGAAGGTGAACATCAGTGTGCCATCAGGCAACTTTGGCAATATCTTCTCCGGATTTCTTGCGAAAAAAATGG contains:
- a CDS encoding MFS transporter; protein product: MKSTVSLRTFNFLYFALLAVFIPFLPVYLSEQGLNPAQIGFVVGSGGFITIIAQPLWGMISDRTKTIRKVLLLLLIFSTLLGYLLYDSSSYTLLITYAMLLYFFLMPIDPLTESLNFRVGEAAGVSYGSIRTYGALGYAVMSLAAGYIMTGYGAHSLAYLFVFIGVLGFVISLIMPDAPVAGKPVTLASLKTFLGNRETLLFLVLVFISSVPARMNDTFLGVYIRELGGNAELVGQAWFLAAGSEIIVFALSFWWLRKGQELMIISIAGAFYFLRFFISAWVTDPHLLVLLQALQIVTFPIFYSAAIQYLYRIAPVEWRATSQTVLALLFFGVSGIISSYAGGALYEAYGGKFLFLTISVMSFTGMLFGLVLNRIYRTRQRSEE
- the thrC gene encoding threonine synthase, encoding MQYVSTRGQVAPKGFIDTVLMGLADDGGLMIPAEIPVISPSTLESWKSLSYEELFQQIFSYYINDEIPSEDLKAMVKRSYASFRTPEVTPVKKINDSLYILELFHGPTFAFKDVALQFMGEFYSYVSKKQNEIIHILGATSGDTGAAAIQGVRGKEGIKICILHPHQKVSKIQELQMTTVNDENVLNLSVKGNFDDCQKVIKDLFADLDFKAKHHLRAINSINFVRILAQTVYYFYAYFRLDEEAQASKKVNISVPSGNFGNIFSGFLAKKMGLPIHKLIIATNENNILERFVRTGEYRPGDFKSTHSPSMDIQVASNFERYLYYLLDEKVEKVSEYMKQLQTEGKIVVSPELLARVQADFAAYGASNEECLQYIGEYNQKYDYLLDPHTACGIAAYQECSEADEVTITFATAHPAKFDEAIALCMIEQKFPEEIEALLAKPQYQQVVEHNQDDIVRELETFYGDN